A single genomic interval of Capricornis sumatraensis isolate serow.1 chromosome 11, serow.2, whole genome shotgun sequence harbors:
- the PLAG1 gene encoding zinc finger protein PLAG1: MATVIPGDLSEVRDTQKVPSGKRKRGETKPRKNFPCQLCDKAFNSVEKLKVHSYSHTGERPYKCIQQDCTKAFVSKYKLQRHMATHSPEKTHKCNYCEKMFHRKDHLKNHLHTHDPNKETFKCEECGKSYNTKLGFKRHLALHAATSGDLTCKVCLQTFESTGVLLEHLKSHAGKSAGGVKEKKHPCEHCDRRFYTRKDVRRHMVVHTGRKDFLCQYCAQRFGRKDHLTRHMKKSHNQELLKVKTEPVDFLDPFTCNVSVPIKDELLPVMSLPSSELLSKPFPSTLQLNLYNTPFQSVQSSGSAHQMITTLPLGMTCPIDMDAVHPSHHLSFKYPFSSTSYAISIPEKEQPLKGEIESYLMELQGGVPSSSQDSPASSSKLGLEPQLGSLEDSTGDLSLSKSSISISDPLNTPALDFSQLFNFIPLNGPPYNPISVGSLGMSYSQEEAHSSVSQLPPQSQDLPDPASTIGLGSLHSLSAAFTSSLSTSTTLPRFHQAFQ, translated from the exons ATGGCCACTGTCATTCCTGGTGATTTGTCAGAAGTAAGAGATACCCAGAAAGTCCCTTCAGGGAAACGTAAGCGTGGTGAAACCAAACCAAGAAAAAACTTCCCTTGCCAACTGTGTGACAAGGCCTTTAACAGTGTTGAGAAATTAAAGGTGCACTCCTACTCTCACACAGGAGAGAGGCCCTACAAGTGCATACAACAAGACTGCACGAAAGCCTTTGTTTCTAAGTACAAATTACAAAG GCACATGGCTACGCACTCTCCTGAGAAAACCCACAAGTGTAACTATTGCGAGAAAATGTTTCACCGGAAGGACCACCTGAAGAACCACCTGCACACGCACGACCCCAACAAAGAGACGTTCAAGTGCGAAGAGTGCGGCAAGAGCTACAACACCAAGCTGGGCTTCAAGCGGCACCTGGCCCTGCACGCGGCCACGAGTGGCGACCTCACCTGCAAGGTGTGCCTGCAGACGTTCGAGAGCACCGGTGTGCTGCTGGAGCACCTGAAGTCGCACGCGGGCAAGTCGGCGGGCGGCGTGAAGGAGAAGAAGCACCCGTGCGAGCACTGCGACCGCCGCTTCTACACGCGCAAGGACGTCCGCCGACACATGGTGGTGCACACGGGAAGGAAGGACTTCCTCTGCCAGTACTGCGCTCAGAGGTTCGGGCGCAAGGACCACCTGACGCGGCACATGAAGAAGAGCCACAACCAGGAGCTCCTGAAGGTCAAGACGGAGCCCGTGGACTTCCTGGATCCCTTCACCTGCAACGTGTCGGTGCCCATCAAGGACGAGCTCCTCCCGGTGATGTCGCTGCCCTCCAGCGAGCTGCTGTCCAAGCCGTTCCCCAGCACTCTGCAGCTAAACCTCTACAACACTCCGTTCCAGTCcgtgcagagctcaggctctgcccACCAGATGATCACCACCCTGCCTTTGGGCATGACGTGCCCCATAGACATGGATGCTGTCCACCCCTCCCACCACCTTTCCTTCAAGTACCCGTTCAGTTCTACCTCATACGCCATCTCTATTCCCGAAAAAGAACAGCCCTTGAAGGGGGAGATTGAGAGCTACCTGATGGAGCTGCAGGGCGGCGTGCCCTCCTCCTCCCAGGACTCTCCAGCGTCCTCGTCCAAACTGGGGTTGGAGCCGCAGCTCGGGTCCCTGGAGGACAGCACGGGGGACCTCTCCCTGTCCAAAAGCTCCATCTCCATCAGTGACCCCCTAAACACACCAGCATTGGATTTCTCTCAGCTGTTCAATTTCATACCATTAAACGGCCCTCCCTATAACCCGATCTCTGTGGGGAGCCTGGGGATGAGCTACTCCCAGGAGGAGGCACACTCTTCCGTGTCTCAGCTCCCCCCGCAGAGCCAGGACCTGCCGGATCCTGCCAGCACCATAGGGCTGGGCTCTCTGCACTCGCTGTCCGCAGCCTTCACCAGTAGTCTGAGCACGAGCACAACCCTGCCCCGTTTCCACCAGGCTTTCCAGTAG